Genomic window (Acidobacteriaceae bacterium):
GATGTGCAGACGCGGGACGGGTACTACATGGGGCAGTAGAGGGTGTACCCCCCTCCCCCCGTTTTTTTGCGCAAAATCTTCAAAACAGGGGATTTAGCCTTGGACCTATGTGTGTCTACCGGGTTGGATGCGGTCAGGGTCTGGCGTAGGGTGGCTTGAGATGAGTGCGCTTTTGTCAAGTACCCCAGGGGCTAAAGCCCCTGATTCGGGATGGCTTTTACGGCACGGCTTAAGCCGTGCCCTTAACGAGACGGCGCTGAGGTTGGGTGGGACGGAACTATGGCTGGGGGTTACCAGTTTCCCAGTTTTCAGTCTGCAGTTGGATCAGGTTAGGGTCGGGGAAGAGGTTGCGGACGGCAACACGAGTTGCGAGGACGGGTGGGCGCGGAATGGAGATTCCAGCCGACCGTGGAAAACGTGGAGAGCGATCAGCGCCAGGATGAAGAGGATGATGACGGCGACTCCGGAGAGGACGACAACGGTGAGGAAGCTGGGCTTGTTGGGTGGTTGCTGTTCGAGGTGAGAGGGAATCTCCTTCAGCTTCTGGGGGATCTCGTGCAGTTGCTTGTGAAGTTCCTCCTTGAGGTGATGGGGATGTGCGGTGTCGTGTTGGTCTGTCATGTAGTTTTAGATGCGGCGCCATGGGCGGAGGCAAAGTGAGTTGGAATCGGAAGCGTCTTTCGCGCATCATTGGAGTGCAACCGAAAGGAGTTTGGGGGATGTACAGGAGATTGGTCGGAAACGGGATGCGGATTGTTGCCGTCGGGGCGGTGCTGGGGTTGGGATCGTTGATGGCCGCGGCGCAGTCGGCGCCGATTCCACGCGCGCATATCTATCCGGATGTGCAGGCTGCTCACTCAGACATCCAGGCAGCCCTGGCGAAGGCGCGCGCAGAGCATAAGCGCGTACTGCTGGATTTTGGCGGGGATTGGTGCGGCGACTGCCAGGTGCTGAATTACTACATGCACCAGAGTCCGAACAAGGAGTTGCTGGACAAGTATTACGTGCTGGTTGATGTCAATATCGGACACATCGACCAAAACATTGATATTGGCGATAAGTATGGTGTGGTGTTGAAGAAGGGCGTGCCGGCGATGAGCGTGCTGCGGCCGGATGGAACAGTGGTGTATGGGCAGAAGAACGGCGAGTTTGAAAACATGCGCAACATGCAGAGCTCGGATTTGACGACGTTCCTTGAAGCATGGAAGCCGCGTTAAGTGTGGTTTCGTGGAGTTGCAGTTGCGGCAGTGGAAGACGGTCCGAGGTTCGTTGCGAGCCGGGCTGTGCCGGGGTCCTTCGACTGCGCTTCCTCGCGGCGCGATGAAGCTCCGCACAGGATGACAGCTCCGGGAGCTATTCCATTGAGA
Coding sequences:
- a CDS encoding thioredoxin family protein, with protein sequence MYRRLVGNGMRIVAVGAVLGLGSLMAAAQSAPIPRAHIYPDVQAAHSDIQAALAKARAEHKRVLLDFGGDWCGDCQVLNYYMHQSPNKELLDKYYVLVDVNIGHIDQNIDIGDKYGVVLKKGVPAMSVLRPDGTVVYGQKNGEFENMRNMQSSDLTTFLEAWKPR